In Fundidesulfovibrio magnetotacticus, a single window of DNA contains:
- a CDS encoding A/G-specific adenine glycosylase translates to MVHDPRLSAPLLHWFAASRRALPWRDGHDPYRVWLSEVMLQQTQMERGVDYFLRFTRRFPDLASLAAADEAEVLRLWEGLGYYRRARNLHLAARLMVERHGGRVPDDREALRALPGVGDYTAGAVLAIAYNRDEPAVDANAERVLARLHDVADSPRDAKGRRLFRELALGITPPGRAREAVQAVMELGALVCTPRAPRCEACPLSGECRALAAGVVLERPVLPGQARVTPIGMGTAVIRHRGLVFVQRRLDRGVWGGLWEFPGGQMEPGEHPRDTARREVREETGFEVEIRDKLAVIRHAYTRYRVTMHAFLAGFPEDSDPPEPVLTAAQEWRWTSLEGLAGLTLPAPMRELAQAMARDPRFAG, encoded by the coding sequence ATGGTCCACGATCCCCGACTCAGCGCCCCCCTGCTCCACTGGTTCGCCGCTTCCCGGCGCGCCCTGCCCTGGCGTGACGGCCACGACCCCTACCGCGTCTGGCTCTCGGAAGTGATGCTCCAGCAGACCCAGATGGAGCGCGGCGTGGACTACTTCCTGCGCTTCACCCGGCGCTTCCCGGACCTGGCCTCCCTGGCGGCGGCGGACGAGGCCGAGGTGCTCAGGCTCTGGGAGGGCCTGGGCTACTACCGACGCGCCCGCAACCTGCACCTGGCCGCCCGGCTGATGGTGGAGCGCCACGGCGGCCGCGTCCCCGACGACAGGGAAGCCCTGCGCGCCCTGCCAGGCGTTGGCGACTACACGGCCGGGGCTGTGCTGGCCATCGCCTACAACCGCGACGAACCCGCCGTGGACGCCAACGCCGAACGCGTGCTGGCCCGGCTGCACGACGTGGCCGACTCCCCGCGCGACGCCAAGGGCCGCAGGCTCTTCCGGGAGCTGGCCCTCGGGATCACCCCGCCAGGCCGCGCGCGGGAGGCCGTGCAGGCCGTCATGGAGCTGGGCGCGCTGGTGTGCACGCCGCGCGCGCCGCGCTGCGAGGCCTGCCCCCTGTCCGGGGAGTGCCGCGCCCTGGCGGCGGGGGTGGTGCTGGAGCGCCCCGTGCTGCCCGGCCAGGCGCGCGTGACGCCCATCGGCATGGGCACGGCGGTGATCCGCCACCGGGGGCTCGTTTTCGTGCAGCGCCGCCTGGACAGGGGCGTGTGGGGCGGCCTCTGGGAGTTCCCCGGAGGACAGATGGAGCCCGGAGAGCATCCACGGGACACGGCGCGGCGCGAGGTGCGCGAGGAGACCGGCTTCGAGGTGGAGATCAGGGACAAGCTGGCGGTGATCCGCCACGCCTACACCCGCTACCGGGTGACCATGCACGCCTTCCTGGCCGGATTTCCCGAGGACTCGGACCCGCCCGAGCCCGTGCTCACGGCAGCCCAGGAGTGGCGCTGGACGAGCCTGGAGGGACTGGCGGGCCTCACCCTGCCCGCGCCCATGCGAGAGCTGGCCCAGGCCATGGCCCGCGACCCCAGGTTCGCGGGCTGA
- a CDS encoding sensor histidine kinase: MDPGVQPPLVRRYLAPIVTVLFIGMVLSTALTYVHTRSSVESMALAQMSQTLWFIDRELTEKAEDIKASAAVWSQEEVFLLALRESYLGRSAREAASRRMEDRVRLHGYSRAFVATADGNVIASSDPRAVGNVYVGDRAYFRRVMEGEVILESLEAGKYTGRPVVVAAAPLAAKDKAPEGLLILVTDVAPLGSEILDGVRIGRSGGAVFLDRDGKLLAAPSWRREREFNRVYGVSVELRSAPPGHVARYEGVWGRRLCMGQVNASTGWLLVGVVDENEFLRPAENLATMNGLIAAGVLALVGIALAMLRRAVAGLRASEDRYRVLAETTPVGIVGFDAHGDTRYMNQRAREILGLPLEGAPGDAWTRALRDREGQPLDPDALPVRLALTDGRAVQDQALSYESPGGERRLLAMSAAPVAGSGLAASGAVAALVDVTERLRLQEMMIQTEKMISVGGLAAGMAHEINNPLASILQALQVVRRRLEPGLAANEQQAGRSGIDLAALAVYLRERGVNEFLDAINEAGVRAARIVSNMLGFARKSAGEYGECRLSDLLDRTVELAGGDYDLRKQYDFKRIEIVRDYSAQPVTARCQPMEIEQVFFNILRNAAQAFRDRPNEGEGPRITLRTREENGMAVAEIEDNGPGMPEEIRKRVFEPFYTTKGVGTGTGLGLSVAYFIVSENHRGSITVESTPGKGALFRVKLPSATA, translated from the coding sequence ATGGATCCCGGCGTCCAACCTCCGCTGGTCCGGCGCTACCTGGCCCCCATCGTCACGGTGCTCTTCATCGGCATGGTGCTCTCCACGGCCTTGACCTACGTGCACACCCGCAGCTCCGTGGAGTCCATGGCCCTGGCCCAGATGTCCCAGACCCTTTGGTTCATCGACCGGGAGCTCACCGAGAAGGCCGAGGACATCAAGGCCAGCGCCGCCGTCTGGAGCCAGGAGGAGGTGTTCCTGCTGGCCCTGCGCGAGAGCTACCTGGGCCGCTCCGCCCGCGAGGCCGCCAGCCGCCGCATGGAGGATCGGGTGCGGCTCCACGGCTACAGCCGGGCCTTCGTGGCCACGGCCGACGGCAACGTGATCGCCTCCTCGGACCCACGCGCCGTGGGCAACGTCTATGTGGGGGACCGCGCCTATTTCCGCCGCGTCATGGAGGGCGAGGTGATCCTGGAGTCCCTGGAAGCGGGCAAGTACACGGGACGCCCCGTGGTGGTGGCCGCCGCGCCCCTGGCCGCCAAGGACAAGGCCCCGGAGGGCCTGCTGATCCTGGTGACGGACGTGGCCCCGCTCGGCAGCGAGATTCTGGACGGCGTGCGCATCGGCCGGTCGGGCGGTGCGGTTTTCCTGGATCGCGACGGCAAACTCCTTGCCGCGCCCTCCTGGCGGCGCGAGCGCGAGTTCAACCGTGTTTACGGCGTCTCCGTGGAGCTGCGCTCGGCCCCTCCCGGGCATGTGGCCCGCTACGAAGGCGTATGGGGCCGCAGGCTCTGCATGGGCCAGGTCAACGCCTCCACGGGGTGGCTCCTGGTCGGCGTGGTGGACGAGAACGAGTTCCTCAGACCCGCCGAGAACCTGGCAACCATGAACGGGCTCATCGCGGCCGGCGTGCTGGCCCTGGTGGGCATCGCGCTGGCCATGCTGCGCAGGGCCGTGGCCGGGCTGCGCGCCTCGGAGGACCGCTACCGCGTCCTGGCCGAGACCACTCCCGTGGGCATCGTGGGCTTCGATGCCCACGGGGACACCCGCTACATGAACCAGCGCGCCCGGGAGATCCTGGGGCTCCCCCTGGAGGGCGCGCCGGGCGACGCCTGGACGCGCGCCTTGCGAGACCGCGAGGGGCAGCCCCTCGATCCCGATGCCCTGCCCGTGCGCCTGGCCCTGACGGACGGACGCGCCGTGCAGGACCAGGCCCTGAGTTACGAGTCCCCCGGCGGGGAACGCAGGCTCCTGGCCATGAGCGCCGCGCCCGTGGCGGGTTCCGGCCTTGCCGCGTCGGGCGCGGTGGCCGCCCTGGTGGATGTGACCGAACGCCTGCGCCTCCAGGAGATGATGATCCAGACCGAGAAGATGATCTCCGTGGGCGGGCTGGCCGCGGGCATGGCCCACGAGATCAACAACCCGCTGGCCTCCATCCTCCAGGCCCTGCAGGTGGTGCGCAGGCGTTTGGAGCCCGGGCTCGCGGCCAACGAACAGCAGGCGGGCCGGTCCGGCATCGACCTGGCGGCCCTGGCCGTCTACCTGCGCGAACGCGGGGTGAACGAGTTCCTGGACGCCATCAACGAGGCAGGGGTGCGCGCGGCGCGCATCGTCAGCAACATGCTGGGCTTCGCGCGCAAGTCCGCGGGAGAATACGGCGAATGCCGCCTCTCGGATCTGCTGGACCGCACCGTGGAACTTGCCGGGGGCGACTACGACCTCAGAAAGCAGTACGACTTCAAGCGCATCGAGATCGTGCGCGACTACTCCGCCCAGCCCGTGACGGCGCGCTGCCAGCCCATGGAGATCGAGCAGGTGTTCTTCAACATCCTGCGCAACGCGGCGCAGGCCTTCAGGGACCGCCCCAACGAGGGCGAGGGGCCGCGCATCACCCTGCGCACCAGGGAAGAGAACGGCATGGCCGTGGCCGAGATCGAGGACAACGGCCCGGGCATGCCCGAGGAGATCCGCAAGCGCGTCTTCGAGCCCTTCTACACCACCAAGGGCGTGGGCACGGGCACGGGGCTGGGGCTCTCGGTGGCCTACTTCATCGTCTCGGAAAATCACCGGGGGAGCATCACGGTGGAGTCGACCCCGGGGAAGGGGGCGCTCTTCCGGGTGAAGCTGCCGTCGGCGACGGCCTAG
- a CDS encoding ABC transporter substrate-binding protein: MKTLQTVAALLLSVCLLPSPAFSESAGTGRPWRVFILHSYDAGYVWTRNVDQGLRAALVGLNVAFESFYLDAKRADAAVQARAGKAAWERIRAFDPDVVVAADDAAQAWVVRPFLAGRERPQVIFCGVNAPPASYGYPASNVSGVRERFHFRESFELLRRLAPEARSVAFLTDDSDTGRSVAEDLAAHAPYALDLERVRTVRGFQAWKAEVAACQKTSDALALGVYHTLRDEATGRLVPPEEVMAWTNAENRLPTLGFADFTPDHGVLCGVLESAHEQGYLAGLMTREVLESGRAAGELPVRGNATGVVFVNLRAAERLRMTVPFEIIEAAGVVVE; this comes from the coding sequence GTGAAGACCCTCCAGACCGTGGCCGCGCTCCTGCTGTCCGTCTGTCTGCTGCCGAGTCCGGCCTTTTCGGAAAGCGCCGGGACCGGCAGGCCCTGGCGCGTGTTCATCCTGCACAGCTACGACGCAGGGTACGTCTGGACCAGGAACGTGGACCAGGGCCTGCGCGCCGCCCTGGTCGGCCTGAACGTGGCCTTCGAGAGCTTCTACCTGGACGCCAAGCGCGCCGACGCGGCGGTCCAGGCCCGTGCGGGCAAGGCCGCGTGGGAGCGCATCCGGGCCTTCGACCCCGACGTGGTGGTGGCCGCCGACGACGCGGCCCAGGCCTGGGTGGTGCGCCCCTTCCTGGCCGGGCGCGAGCGCCCGCAGGTGATATTTTGCGGGGTCAACGCCCCTCCGGCGTCCTACGGCTATCCGGCATCCAACGTCTCGGGCGTGCGCGAGCGCTTCCATTTCCGCGAGAGTTTCGAGCTGCTCAGGCGTCTGGCGCCCGAGGCGCGCTCCGTGGCCTTCCTGACCGACGATTCGGACACCGGGCGCTCCGTTGCCGAGGACCTCGCGGCCCACGCCCCGTACGCCCTTGACCTGGAGCGCGTGCGCACGGTGCGCGGCTTCCAGGCCTGGAAGGCCGAAGTGGCGGCCTGCCAGAAAACGTCCGACGCCCTGGCCCTGGGCGTCTACCACACCCTGCGCGACGAGGCCACGGGCCGCCTCGTCCCACCCGAGGAGGTCATGGCCTGGACCAACGCCGAGAACCGGCTGCCCACCCTGGGCTTCGCCGACTTCACGCCGGATCACGGCGTCCTCTGCGGCGTGCTGGAGTCGGCCCACGAGCAGGGCTACCTGGCCGGGCTCATGACGCGCGAGGTGCTGGAGTCCGGGCGCGCCGCGGGCGAACTGCCGGTGCGCGGCAACGCCACGGGCGTGGTGTTCGTGAACCTGCGCGCGGCGGAACGCCTGCGCATGACAGTGCCCTTCGAGATCATCGAAGCGGCCGGCGTGGTGGTGGAGTAG
- a CDS encoding dihydroorotate dehydrogenase, with the protein MDLRVDLGGLTLKNPVMTASGTFGYGLEFAPYGDLRSLGGIVVKGLSLKPREGNPVPRLAETPSGMLNAIGLQNCGAERFLKSMLPGLPWRETPVVANLYACDTLEFAELAGLLASAEGVAALEVNISCPNVQAGGVLFGQDPALAARVTEAVKARAGSKPVMVKLSPNVTDIVAVAKAVEGAGADAISLINTLTGMAVDVRTRKPRLANVVGGLSGPAIKPVALRCVWQVSRAVSIPVVGMGGISSATDALEFILVGAGAVQVGTANFLRPDFSFRLAEELPLAAQALGITDLSTFRGSLAVG; encoded by the coding sequence ATGGATCTTCGCGTGGACCTGGGGGGGCTGACCCTCAAGAACCCCGTCATGACCGCCTCGGGCACCTTCGGCTACGGCCTGGAGTTCGCCCCCTACGGCGACCTGCGCTCCCTGGGGGGCATCGTGGTCAAGGGGCTTTCGCTCAAGCCCCGCGAGGGCAACCCCGTGCCGCGCCTGGCCGAGACCCCCTCGGGCATGCTCAACGCCATCGGCCTGCAGAACTGCGGGGCCGAGCGCTTCCTCAAGTCGATGCTGCCGGGGCTGCCCTGGCGCGAGACCCCCGTGGTGGCCAACCTCTACGCCTGCGACACCCTGGAGTTCGCCGAATTGGCCGGGCTCCTGGCCTCCGCCGAGGGCGTGGCGGCCCTGGAGGTGAACATCTCCTGCCCCAACGTGCAGGCGGGCGGCGTGCTCTTCGGGCAGGATCCGGCCCTGGCGGCGCGCGTCACCGAGGCGGTGAAGGCGCGCGCGGGGTCCAAGCCCGTGATGGTGAAGCTCTCGCCCAACGTCACGGACATCGTGGCCGTGGCCAAGGCCGTGGAGGGCGCGGGGGCGGACGCGATCTCGCTCATCAACACGCTCACGGGCATGGCCGTGGACGTGCGCACCCGCAAGCCCCGCCTGGCCAACGTGGTGGGCGGCCTGTCGGGGCCGGCCATCAAGCCGGTGGCCCTGCGCTGCGTGTGGCAGGTGAGCCGAGCGGTGTCCATTCCCGTGGTGGGCATGGGCGGCATCAGTTCGGCCACGGACGCCCTGGAATTCATCCTGGTGGGGGCCGGCGCCGTGCAGGTGGGCACGGCCAACTTCCTGCGGCCGGATTTCTCCTTCCGACTGGCCGAGGAACTGCCCCTGGCCGCCCAGGCCCTGGGCATCACCGACCTTTCGACCTTCCGGGGCAGCCTGGCCGTCGGCTGA
- a CDS encoding iron-sulfur cluster-binding protein yields MPHRHCRDVPVLAVAPAGPEGLANGLWRLELENPGFTGVKPGQFAMLRPPAWGFDPLWARPLSISRALDDRIVFHFLVAGRGTAAFTRLAPGEPVTVWGPLGQGFAVEPGAPTLLVGGGIGIAPFVEYAATHPTPGKLALLFGHRPPRSCYPYDELGAMIAVESFQDKTPEDIPRFVELLEKRIAEHAGGLVLACGPTPLLRSVKNLADKHGVRAQVSLENRMACGVGACLGCVAENPEGHRVQTCVKGPVFWADKVTL; encoded by the coding sequence ATGCCGCATCGACACTGCCGCGACGTGCCCGTGCTGGCCGTCGCACCAGCCGGGCCGGAGGGCCTGGCCAACGGGCTTTGGCGACTGGAACTGGAAAACCCCGGATTCACGGGGGTTAAACCCGGCCAGTTCGCCATGCTGCGTCCGCCCGCCTGGGGGTTTGACCCCCTCTGGGCCAGGCCCCTTTCCATCTCCCGAGCCCTGGACGACCGCATCGTCTTCCACTTCCTCGTGGCCGGGCGCGGCACGGCGGCCTTCACGCGCCTCGCCCCGGGCGAGCCCGTCACGGTGTGGGGGCCTCTGGGCCAGGGCTTCGCCGTGGAGCCCGGCGCGCCAACACTGTTGGTGGGCGGCGGCATCGGCATCGCGCCTTTCGTGGAATATGCGGCCACGCACCCCACCCCGGGGAAGCTCGCGCTGCTCTTCGGGCACCGTCCGCCGCGCTCCTGCTATCCCTACGACGAACTGGGGGCCATGATCGCCGTGGAGTCCTTCCAGGACAAAACCCCCGAGGACATCCCGCGCTTCGTGGAGCTGCTGGAGAAGCGCATCGCGGAACACGCCGGGGGACTGGTGCTGGCTTGCGGCCCCACGCCGCTTCTGCGCTCGGTGAAGAACCTGGCGGACAAGCACGGCGTGCGCGCCCAGGTGTCGCTGGAGAACCGCATGGCCTGCGGCGTGGGCGCGTGCCTGGGCTGCGTGGCGGAGAACCCCGAGGGACACCGCGTGCAGACCTGCGTGAAGGGGCCGGTGTTCTGGGCCGACAAGGTGACGCTCTAG
- a CDS encoding Crp/Fnr family transcriptional regulator → MMKKADVGDKTKTFHKGQAIYKEGQSSGEAYIITQGAVGLYRLAGNKRVTLALLRPGQIFGEMGVITGEKRTSEALALDYTEVIVLDQTLLHTLLLKSPRPVQIITSYLVERVRALNALVPERSSSNTFASVCSVILLAWRAAARSGPKSEAAQISTVELSRTIKDILLITQTEIDEVLEKLARVHIVDIVDVKGTYYRTDPLLGTKKKSGEFVKERLLSIPDAERFARVSRNMAQDNPDANGAELEFIDLDDFARAVDAQPETILKKIAYGEVPPALFHFHKRQALAFAASKGQDYFQRAKRPRLKVEDLQNVDDVVGVDNATLEEALSRLGFYKVGVLAALAGDEARQKIYANLSKKIASVVREEVQRMPEPDPGEASDIEDELIGLIKSIKGISG, encoded by the coding sequence ATGATGAAGAAAGCGGACGTGGGGGACAAGACCAAGACCTTCCACAAGGGACAGGCCATCTACAAGGAGGGCCAGTCCAGCGGAGAGGCCTACATCATCACCCAGGGGGCCGTCGGGCTCTACAGGCTCGCTGGCAACAAGCGCGTGACCCTGGCGCTTTTGCGCCCTGGCCAGATCTTCGGCGAGATGGGCGTGATCACCGGCGAGAAGCGCACCTCCGAGGCCCTGGCCCTGGACTATACCGAGGTCATCGTCCTGGATCAGACGCTCTTGCACACGCTGCTGCTCAAGAGCCCCCGGCCGGTGCAGATCATCACCTCCTACCTGGTGGAGCGCGTGCGCGCCCTCAACGCCCTGGTGCCGGAGCGTTCCAGCTCCAACACCTTCGCCTCGGTGTGTTCCGTCATCCTCCTGGCCTGGCGCGCCGCGGCCAGGAGCGGACCCAAGAGCGAGGCCGCCCAGATATCCACCGTGGAGCTCTCGCGCACCATCAAGGACATCCTGCTCATCACCCAGACCGAGATCGACGAGGTGCTCGAAAAGCTCGCGCGCGTGCACATCGTGGACATCGTGGACGTGAAAGGCACCTACTACCGCACCGATCCGCTCCTGGGCACCAAGAAGAAGTCCGGCGAGTTCGTCAAGGAGCGCCTGCTCTCCATCCCCGACGCCGAACGCTTCGCCCGCGTCTCGCGCAACATGGCCCAGGACAACCCCGACGCCAACGGCGCGGAGCTCGAATTCATCGACCTGGACGACTTCGCCCGGGCAGTGGACGCCCAGCCCGAGACCATCCTCAAAAAGATCGCCTACGGCGAGGTTCCGCCCGCGCTCTTCCACTTCCACAAGCGCCAGGCCCTGGCCTTCGCCGCTTCCAAGGGGCAGGACTACTTCCAGCGCGCCAAGCGCCCGCGCCTGAAGGTGGAGGACCTCCAAAACGTCGACGACGTGGTCGGCGTGGACAACGCCACCCTGGAGGAGGCTCTCTCGCGCCTGGGCTTCTACAAGGTGGGCGTGCTGGCGGCCCTGGCTGGGGACGAGGCCCGCCAGAAGATCTACGCCAACCTCTCCAAGAAGATCGCCTCCGTGGTCAGGGAGGAGGTCCAGCGCATGCCCGAGCCCGATCCGGGCGAAGCCTCCGACATCGAGGACGAACTCATCGGGCTCATCAAATCCATCAAGGGGATCAGCGGGTGA
- a CDS encoding motility protein A — MNVATVIGFVAGIIILGTATYFATDSARVFLNLPGLAIVLGGTLASTFICFPLKEVARVFSIFLTALKREELPIGNYIESIVDIAREASMRGKVHLEKTLPGIENEFLQNALQMLVDGYSREEMKEILETRIEQTYQQELSSAGIYRTMAKLSPAYGLIGTLIGFIGLMQAMGGGQLASLGQHMAVALTTTLYGILLSNLFFLPIAVKVEKRIEERVLLMCVIRDGVLFIKDKTPAAIVYDKLKAYLPPRRWASIGIRP; from the coding sequence GTGAACGTCGCCACCGTCATCGGGTTCGTAGCCGGCATCATCATCCTGGGCACGGCCACCTATTTCGCCACGGACTCCGCCCGGGTGTTCCTGAACCTTCCGGGCCTGGCCATCGTGCTGGGCGGCACGCTGGCCTCCACCTTCATCTGCTTCCCGCTCAAGGAAGTGGCCCGCGTGTTCAGCATCTTCCTCACGGCCCTCAAGCGCGAGGAGCTGCCCATCGGCAACTACATCGAGTCCATCGTGGACATCGCCCGCGAGGCCTCCATGCGCGGCAAGGTCCACCTGGAGAAGACCCTGCCCGGCATCGAGAACGAATTCCTCCAGAACGCCCTGCAGATGCTCGTGGACGGCTACTCCCGCGAGGAGATGAAGGAGATTCTGGAAACGCGCATCGAGCAGACCTACCAGCAGGAGCTCTCCAGCGCGGGCATCTACCGCACCATGGCCAAGCTCTCGCCCGCCTACGGGCTGATCGGCACGCTCATCGGCTTCATCGGCCTCATGCAGGCCATGGGCGGCGGCCAGCTTGCCTCCCTGGGCCAGCACATGGCCGTGGCCCTCACCACCACGCTCTACGGCATCCTGCTCTCCAACCTCTTCTTCCTGCCCATCGCCGTGAAGGTGGAAAAGCGCATCGAGGAACGGGTGCTGCTCATGTGCGTCATCCGCGACGGCGTGCTCTTCATCAAGGACAAGACCCCCGCCGCCATTGTCTACGACAAGCTCAAGGCCTACCTGCCGCCCAGGCGCTGGGCCTCCATCGGCATCCGCCCCTAG
- a CDS encoding OmpA family protein has product MLMFQKLRGRFKDEDEGTWFISLADLLTLLLCFFVVMLSVSSVDQDRYRKVAQSMEAALAAEKAKRQALAERQPDRPMGSSLHPEPVPDGQYYPVIQPPLPPQVYQSVGDPVAGPGQGDGPGPTARLKTLDEIESEMSVRFAKDPAGIQVEKRQGGVAITLKGAVLFQSGSADLAPSSRPYLDSIAQSLRATPYRVTVEGHTDNLPIQSFLFPSNWELSAARASRVARYLIDHGVPRDRIQIAGFAETRPVAPNENAQGQPLPDNQARNRRVVVQINP; this is encoded by the coding sequence ATGCTCATGTTCCAGAAACTGCGCGGCCGCTTCAAGGACGAGGACGAGGGCACCTGGTTCATCTCCCTGGCCGACCTGCTCACCCTGCTCCTATGCTTCTTCGTGGTGATGCTCTCGGTCTCCAGCGTGGACCAGGACCGCTACCGCAAGGTGGCCCAGTCCATGGAAGCCGCCCTGGCCGCCGAAAAGGCCAAGCGCCAGGCCCTGGCGGAGCGCCAGCCCGACCGCCCCATGGGCAGTTCCCTGCACCCGGAGCCCGTGCCCGACGGGCAGTACTATCCCGTGATCCAGCCGCCCCTGCCGCCCCAGGTCTACCAGTCCGTGGGCGACCCCGTGGCCGGTCCCGGGCAAGGCGACGGCCCCGGACCCACCGCCCGCCTGAAAACCCTGGACGAAATCGAATCCGAGATGTCCGTGCGCTTCGCCAAGGACCCCGCGGGCATCCAGGTGGAGAAGCGCCAGGGCGGCGTGGCCATCACCCTCAAGGGCGCGGTGCTCTTCCAGAGCGGCAGCGCCGACCTCGCGCCCTCGTCGCGCCCCTACCTGGACTCCATCGCCCAGTCGCTGCGCGCCACGCCCTACCGCGTCACGGTGGAGGGCCACACGGACAACCTGCCCATCCAGTCGTTCCTGTTCCCCTCCAACTGGGAGCTTTCGGCGGCGCGGGCCTCCCGCGTGGCCCGCTACCTCATCGACCACGGCGTGCCCCGCGATCGCATCCAGATCGCGGGGTTCGCCGAAACGCGCCCCGTGGCCCCCAACGAGAACGCCCAGGGTCAGCCCCTGCCCGACAACCAGGCCCGCAATCGCCGCGTGGTCGTGCAGATCAACCCTTGA
- a CDS encoding tetratricopeptide repeat protein, protein MNACSDTLDCGPETAPPKLRGIFSTPGIPGDPASGEAKRFWFAREQEDGVISAQLLDEHHLPTQRQIIEPRESFLERFTLEPDLGYRLLTQRVLIGDHFRNQGKNVEAKIEYQKVLRIDEENIRGTFGLGLAYLALNQLEKGRYAFEKLVKLDESFAAEHKHLFNDFGIALRKRGLFEEALAFYHRAKALCADDEHLLLNIARAWFEKGDTEHAYRELGNCLDLDPHFREALAFLHYLRKNNILPKDPELRAHFDREALKRSELAGLAGE, encoded by the coding sequence TTGAACGCCTGCTCCGACACTCTCGACTGCGGGCCGGAAACCGCCCCGCCCAAGCTCAGGGGCATCTTTTCCACGCCCGGCATACCGGGCGACCCGGCCAGCGGCGAGGCCAAGCGCTTCTGGTTCGCCCGCGAACAGGAGGACGGCGTGATCAGCGCCCAGCTCCTGGACGAACACCACCTGCCCACCCAGCGACAAATCATCGAACCGCGCGAGAGCTTCCTGGAACGCTTCACCCTGGAGCCGGACCTGGGCTACCGCCTGCTCACCCAGCGAGTGCTCATCGGCGACCACTTCCGCAACCAGGGCAAGAACGTCGAGGCCAAGATCGAGTACCAGAAGGTGCTGCGCATCGACGAGGAGAACATCCGGGGCACCTTCGGCCTGGGTCTGGCTTATCTGGCCCTCAACCAGCTCGAAAAGGGCCGCTACGCCTTCGAGAAGCTCGTGAAGCTCGACGAGAGCTTCGCCGCCGAACACAAGCACCTCTTCAACGACTTCGGCATCGCCCTGCGCAAGCGCGGCCTCTTCGAGGAGGCCCTGGCCTTCTACCACCGGGCCAAGGCCCTGTGCGCCGACGACGAACACCTGCTCCTGAACATCGCCCGGGCCTGGTTCGAGAAGGGCGACACGGAACACGCCTACCGGGAACTCGGCAACTGCCTGGACCTGGACCCGCACTTCCGCGAGGCCCTGGCCTTCCTCCACTATCTGCGCAAGAACAACATCCTCCCCAAAGACCCGGAGCTGCGCGCCCACTTCGACCGCGAAGCCCTCAAACGCAGCGAACTGGCTGGCCTGGCCGGGGAGTGA
- a CDS encoding SGNH/GDSL hydrolase family protein → MLQAYYALFSEVSLYAVNLSLLFVLLNLAAFYVFGYVQSCLLKKKTDYRYYNLYREEQFRESASRWYSMSRDEYAEYMEEQDRRALDTVYESFTEFKHAPASGKYYNMSEHGFRHVSNQGPWPLDPANFNIFIYGGSTTIHPGADSHSVASYLQGLLSEKLEKNVCVYNFGRSAYFSTQEKILHSTLLLKGHRPDLAIFFHGLNDFYFYDRQPVTRGCFHLALLEKNRIAREMLNNAQAASPQWGALRKFFTTLPLFRLASLMLSYYENISSTGESHCDNVKNSAATNRMIVDELLHNHQEIRAVSTVFGVKVSFFIQPVPTYGYDLQYHEPFRMLKHSGGFMGQDRAGDGYPMLLNELASVEHSFDDVFSLADIQRDIKRNIYVDHCHYTAWFASVIAGHMSDRLIASGIVNPSWQAAEK, encoded by the coding sequence ATGCTGCAGGCCTACTATGCGCTGTTCTCAGAGGTGTCTCTCTATGCTGTAAATCTGTCTTTGTTGTTTGTGTTGCTGAACTTGGCAGCTTTTTATGTATTTGGATATGTACAGTCTTGTTTGTTGAAAAAAAAGACAGATTACAGGTATTATAACTTGTATCGCGAAGAGCAGTTTCGTGAAAGTGCCTCCAGGTGGTATTCGATGTCTCGTGATGAGTATGCAGAATACATGGAAGAACAGGATCGACGCGCTCTCGACACGGTTTACGAGTCTTTTACCGAATTCAAGCATGCTCCAGCTTCTGGTAAGTATTACAACATGTCTGAGCACGGCTTTCGTCATGTCAGTAATCAGGGTCCTTGGCCTTTGGACCCCGCAAACTTCAATATATTTATTTACGGGGGGTCGACGACGATTCACCCGGGTGCAGATTCGCACAGTGTCGCGAGTTACTTGCAAGGTCTATTGTCAGAGAAGCTTGAAAAGAATGTTTGTGTTTACAATTTTGGACGTTCGGCATATTTTTCAACTCAAGAAAAAATCCTGCACTCCACACTGTTGCTAAAGGGGCATCGTCCCGACCTGGCAATCTTTTTTCATGGATTGAATGATTTTTACTTTTATGACAGGCAGCCTGTAACGCGCGGTTGTTTTCATCTTGCATTGCTCGAAAAGAATCGTATCGCCCGTGAGATGTTAAATAATGCGCAGGCTGCTTCTCCGCAATGGGGTGCTTTGAGAAAATTTTTTACGACCCTCCCGCTTTTTCGCTTGGCCTCATTGATGCTTTCTTATTATGAAAATATAAGTTCGACCGGCGAGAGCCACTGCGACAATGTAAAAAATTCAGCTGCTACTAATAGAATGATTGTCGATGAGTTACTTCACAATCATCAGGAGATCCGTGCTGTTTCAACAGTCTTCGGGGTCAAGGTTTCATTTTTTATTCAGCCCGTACCGACGTACGGATACGATTTGCAATACCATGAACCATTTCGGATGCTTAAGCATTCGGGTGGGTTTATGGGCCAAGACAGGGCTGGGGACGGATATCCTATGCTGTTGAATGAGCTGGCCTCAGTCGAGCATTCATTCGATGACGTGTTCTCCCTTGCCGACATTCAGCGCGATATAAAACGCAATATATATGTCGATCACTGTCACTATACGGCATGGTTCGCAAGTGTTATCGCTGGACATATGTCCGACAGGCTGATCGCGAGTGGTATAGTGAATCCATCTTGGCAAGCCGCCGAAAAGTGA